Sequence from the Nitrospiria bacterium genome:
CGTTAATGAACAATACGGAGAGATTTATTTTTTGCCGGGCCTGCCGTCCTCATCTCCGCCCCAGACCTTTGAAAACGCCTCCGGTTAAAATCCCACCGTGACCCGTGTCCCATCCGTCACAATCGGACGCTTGATCAGCCGGCCTTCCGATGCGAGCCGTTGGATGATCGCAGGCGGCGGCAGCGTCCTGACCTTCTCCTTCATATTGAGGGCGCGATACGGCACGCCGCTGCGATTCAGAAAGTCGGTATAGGGCCGGCCGCTCCGGTCGATCAGCCCGCTCAACTCTTTTGCCGACGGCGGCGACGGGGTGATGTCGATCTCATTCACCGTGCGTCCGAGCTTCGCCAGGAACCTTTTCGCGTTGACACAGGTGCCGCATTTGGGATAGGCGAATAAGGTAAGCACGCGGGCGCTCATTTATTCACCTCGGCCAGGAAAATCGCCCCGTACCGGGCGAGCTTCTTCGGCCCGATCCCGCTGATCCGAAGCAGTTCCTCTTCCGTGGAGGGCCGCTGCGCCGCCATGGCGAGCAGGACCCCATCGCTGAAGACGATGTAGGCCGGAAGGCCCCTCTCATCCGCCAGGCGCTTTCGCAATACCTTCAGGCGGGCGAACAACGCGCCGGCCGCGTCGGGCATCTCATCCGACGGAACGGGGATCCGCTTTCTGCTTCGATGAACCGGGCGACCCGCTGCCGCGGACGGAAGCCTCTCCAGCAGGTCCCACTTTCCGCAGACATCGCACGAGGCGCCGCAAGGAGCGAGGGTCTCGCCGAAATAGGAGACCAGACTTTGATGCCGGCAGGAATGGCGTTCGGCCCAGTTGAACATCTCCCGCGTCTGCGCCTTCACCCTGTTTCGGAGTCGATCATCAGTGAGGTCGTCCAAAAACCGGTCGTAGCTCAAGACCTCCGACCAGGAATAAAAGAGGATGCAATCGCTCCCCAGCCCGTCCCGACCGGCGCGCCCGATCTCTTGATAGTACCCCTCGATGCTCTTCGGCATGTCGCGATGGATCACATAGCGGATGTTCGATTTGTCGATCCCCATGCCGAAGGCCACCGTCGCCACCATCACCTCGACATCGTCCCTTTGAAAAGCCTCTTGCGATCGGGACCGAAGGTCGTTCTCCATCCCGGCGTGATAAGGCAAGGCCCGAACGCCGCGCGACGTCAGAAACGCGGCGGTCTGCTCCACGCTTTTTCGGCTCAGACAATAGATGATCCCCGACTGTCCGGCGCGGGATAGAACCAGCCGCAGAATATCTTCCTTGGTCTCTCTTCCGTTTCCCTTCTTGTACACATGGAGACGGAGATTCGGTCGAAAGAACGATCCGCGAAAGCGGAGTGGCGCAACCATCCCCATCTGTCGGATGATATCGACCGAGACCTCCTCGGTCGCGGTCGCCGTGAGCGCCAGGACCGGAACATCCCCGAAGCGGGACTTCAGCCCCGAGAGGTTTCGATAGGAGGGCCGGAAGTCGTGGCCCCATTGGCTGATGCAATGGGCCTCATCGACCGCAATGAGACGGATCCGACAGGTTGACAAAAAATCAAGGAGAGGACCCTCCAAGCCCTCCGGGGCGGCATAGACCAGATCGTACTCCCCCGCCGATAATCCCGCCATGCGCTCCCGACGCTCCGAAGGGGTTAAACTTGAATTGATAAAGGTCGCCCGGATTCCGATTTCCGTCAGGCCGTCGACTTGATCCTTCATCAAGGCGATCAACGGTGAAATCACGAGGGTCGTCCCGGAAAGGATTCGGGCCGGGATCTGATACGTCAGCGACTTGCCCGCCCCGGTCGGCATCACCCCGATACAATCCCGCCCCGAAAGAACCGCACGGATAATCTCTTCCTGCCCCGGTCGAAACGAGGGATAGCCGAAGGTTGACTGTAAGATTTCCTGAGGCGTTGTCGATGGGAGCTCAATTTGGGGAGGGACGGAGGACGACAGCCGCTTGAGGGAAGTGATCAGAGCCGGACTGAAGAGCCGCGGTTCCGCCCGGAAAAGGTCCCGCAGTCGATCGAGCCGCTCATCGAAGGATCGACCGATCTTGGGATCGTCGGCCGTCTCCGAGGCGGCAAGACGCGCCAAGGCCTCCACCTCCTGCGCCACCTGATCTTTGGACCATTGTAGAGACATCGAGCGAGAGCTTAAAGGAGAAACGGAAAAAACACAAGGGGATAAAATCTTCCGGTCAGGTATCCCGGCAGGCCTGGAGCCATCGGCTCCGGCGCGGGGAAGGTCGGTTTCTCACAGCCATCGCCGCACACGGGACTTGTATTGCAGATATTCCCGGCCGAACTTCCGCTCGAGATATCGCTCCTCGCGAGAAATAACGTAGATTTGAACCAGCAACAGCAGCGCCGGAAGCAGTAGAAGCGGCCAAACTAAATTCAGCCAGAATGTCGCTCCCAAATATAGAAGTGTCAATGCAACATAAATCGGATTCCGGCTGAAGCGAAACGGCCCGTCGGTAACAACCGCGGTCGACGGTCTGACCGGAATGACGCTTGTCCCGGCACGCCAGAAGGTTAGAATGCTCCAGACTTCCAGCGTCACCCCGGACAATATGCAAGCGATTCCCGCGTTCCGGCCGACGGCAGACGGCAGCATGGGAACAGGCCAAATGCGCTGCAGCAGCAACCCGCCGATAAA
This genomic interval carries:
- a CDS encoding isoprenylcysteine carboxylmethyltransferase family protein, translating into MADGKNRNLRDHSGVFLPPPLLYAFVFIGGLLLQRIWPVPMLPSAVGRNAGIACILSGVTLEVWSILTFWRAGTSVIPVRPSTAVVTDGPFRFSRNPIYVALTLLYLGATFWLNLVWPLLLLPALLLLVQIYVISREERYLERKFGREYLQYKSRVRRWL
- a CDS encoding ArsC/Spx/MgsR family protein, which produces MLTLFAYPKCGTCVNAKRFLAKLGRTVNEIDITPSPPSAKELSGLIDRSGRPYTDFLNRSGVPYRALNMKEKVRTLPPPAIIQRLASEGRLIKRPIVTDGTRVTVGF
- a CDS encoding RecQ family ATP-dependent DNA helicase translates to MARLAASETADDPKIGRSFDERLDRLRDLFRAEPRLFSPALITSLKRLSSSVPPQIELPSTTPQEILQSTFGYPSFRPGQEEIIRAVLSGRDCIGVMPTGAGKSLTYQIPARILSGTTLVISPLIALMKDQVDGLTEIGIRATFINSSLTPSERRERMAGLSAGEYDLVYAAPEGLEGPLLDFLSTCRIRLIAVDEAHCISQWGHDFRPSYRNLSGLKSRFGDVPVLALTATATEEVSVDIIRQMGMVAPLRFRGSFFRPNLRLHVYKKGNGRETKEDILRLVLSRAGQSGIIYCLSRKSVEQTAAFLTSRGVRALPYHAGMENDLRSRSQEAFQRDDVEVMVATVAFGMGIDKSNIRYVIHRDMPKSIEGYYQEIGRAGRDGLGSDCILFYSWSEVLSYDRFLDDLTDDRLRNRVKAQTREMFNWAERHSCRHQSLVSYFGETLAPCGASCDVCGKWDLLERLPSAAAGRPVHRSRKRIPVPSDEMPDAAGALFARLKVLRKRLADERGLPAYIVFSDGVLLAMAAQRPSTEEELLRISGIGPKKLARYGAIFLAEVNK